Below is a genomic region from Argiope bruennichi chromosome 11, qqArgBrue1.1, whole genome shotgun sequence.
ATTTATCAATTGTATAACCACAATAATTctcagatttcttaaaaaattcacttttccgCTTATTAACACTGAGACCATATTCTTCTAGTCTCTGTAGTACTAATTCTAACCTTTCAAAATGCTCTTGATCATTTCTCCCCGTTACGGTAATATCGTCTAAAAATACGTGTACCCCCGCGATGCCTGATAAAACTTGTTCAATGGCTCTCTGCCACACTGCCGGAGCTAAGGCTATACCATAATTCATTCTCTTGTAACGGAACAAACCCTTGTGAGTATTGATCGTCAATAGATGTCGGTCCTGCTCATCAACTAACATTTGAAGGTATGCCTCAGATAAGTCGATTTTAGTAAAGAACTCCCCTCCTGATAGTTCAGCAAAAATGTCCTCGATACGGGGTAAAGGATACTGCTCAATTTTTAGTCCCGGGTTGATAGTCACCTTATAATCACCACAGATTCGTAGGTTCCCATTCTGTTTGATAACAGGAACAATTGGTGTAGCCCAATCACTATATGTCACCGGCTCAATGATGTCTTTTGCAACTAACCTATTAAGTTCagtttctattctttcttttaaagcaaatggTACTGGCCGAGGTTTAAAAAATACCGGTTTGTAATTAGGTTTCATTTGAAGACGGCAACAAAACTTTTCCAGTTTCCCGATACCCggagaaaaaattttctcatacttttgaagcaagatatttaatttattggttcGAGAATTACAATTTTCAACCTGAACTGCTTTAATTGAGCTCCAGTCTAATTGGAAATTTTTCAACCATTCACGACCAAAAACTGCGTTTACTTTTGCATGTACCAAATAAATAGTTTCTGTATTAATTTGATCTTTGTATTGAATTTGCACCACTGCTTGGCCAGCTGATGTTATCATAGAATTATCGAAATTCCTAAGCAATAATTTGGCAGGCTTAATGGCTACATCTGGACaaagtttcttaaattcattcacaTTCATACAACTAATAGCAGCTCCAGtatctaattcaaataaacatttattcccttcaacaaaaatttctaataaaatcttaTCCCTTGCATCTTGTGGTGATTTAACGCTATTAACTGGTACAGTTTCAGAACAAGATTCTATTTGTTTAACTGTTTCGTTACGTTTTGAGCGGCAGACTTTTGCCAAATGCCCGTTCTTTAAGCAATTCCTGCACTGAGTGTTCTTGTGCTTACATTCGTGAGCTAAATGTTGAGTACTATCACATCTGTAACATTTCCGAGATTTATCAAACTTCTTTGTAGgttcagatttcttaaatttagaaaaatctgttttgataatttttttatcgataccATTTGATTCTGAATTTCACACACATCTCTCTGAGCAGATTCCATTGCGAATGCAATGCTCTTAGCTTTTTCGTATGTTAACTTATCCTCTGCTAACagctttttctgtatattttcgtTTTTGAGACCCATCACCAATTTATCACGAAGCATCGTACTTAAATTGTTCCCAAAGTTACAGTGTATCGACAGTTTTTGTAATTCGGCACAATAATTTGCAATGGACTCACCTTCAAATTGCTTCCTCTTGTAGAAACGAAACCGTTCTGTCATCTCCAGTGGTTTAGGATTCAAATGTTCCGAAAGTAATTTTACGATATCTTGATAAGTCAATTCAGAAGGAATGTTCGGAGTGGCCAgattctttaacaatttatacGTTGTTTCTCCCATAAGGCTTAAAACAGCAGGGACTTTCATTTTATCTTCGATCCCATTAACAACGAAGTAAGATTCTAAACGTTCCACATAACTGGACCAGTCTTCCACAGACGCATCATAAGATTCAAAACTAATGTTCGAAGATCCCATCCTCGTCGCCAACTCTTTTGCCATGTATGCCAGGTAGACCGAGAGACGATACGATTCGTTTTACATACAcgcaaagaacatttattagcATTAAGATAAACAGGCACGAACGAGCATAACAACAACTACACCGAACATGTACAATACGAAGAACGACGGAACCCAAAAAGGTAAAAAAGCACGCGCGCGTCACACAGCCTGGAAGGTTCTCTAATCCGGccgttgccagatacataacagttcctttctctaatctggctgttgccagatacataacagcATACACTGTCCTAATCATTTATtcgttaatttcaaaatatcacataTACTCAGATGACTTCCAGCAAACCAAGAACCCTTCGTTACACTACGAGAGCAATCATGCGGATTCACTTTAGATCGAGACCTACACTTCCATTCATACCCATCATTCAGCTTGGGTTGCTTGGTCAAATTCATTTGCTTCCCACATTTCTGACATTCATATCTTATAGCAATCAAACCTTCATTCATACACCAATCTAACACAAATTTCTTACCATACACAGGCATCAACGCAAAATATCCACTAGAATATTTTACGTCATTCATAAAGCATTCAtccaaatttttcttataatccaCACATTCCATCGTAGCAGAGAGGCAAGAGATCGTTTGAGAACCaaagaaaatgttaaactttatttttgaaatataaatataagaaatttgaaaatataaaatttttagaaactatccAACTATCCAATCACAAAGTAGATGTCCAACCATAGCAGACAGCGGATCACGTGAAAGATAAAAGGGTTGCCAGAAGAAGGACCACAGAAAACGGCCGTTGAAATTTTTGGCGCGTTATCGctaacttggcgaagaagggggggggttaaactccggttcaacccaCAGTTTGCAAACAGCGGTATTTCTCAAGATTTAACTAAATACAATATTGTCGCCGCGGCCTTAGACGAAATTGTTTTGGATTTTGTGGTTGACTTTTTGTCCGATCCTCTGacagataataaatatgaaactttaaaaacagCTTTATTAAACTGATCAACTGATACTGAGGAATCGAGATTAAAGATTAAAGACTGATATGGAACTTGGAGACAAACGGTCTTCCGATCTCATAAGACAATTAAAAGCTTGGCCGGAAATTCTATTTCGGATGAAGTTATTAAATCTTTGTGGCTACAAAGGCTTCCACAGCAAGCCCAAGCTATTTTATCAATAAGCAAAGATACTATTGCAGAAATGGCCGAAAAAATTATCGCGGTTTACAACACTTCTGAAATATCCCAAGTAACG
It encodes:
- the LOC129956650 gene encoding uncharacterized protein K02A2.6-like, translating into MAKELATRMGSSNISFESYDASVEDWSSYVERLESYFVVNGIEDKMKVPAVLSLMGETTYKLLKNLATPNIPSELTYQDIVKLLSEHLNPKPLEMTERFRFYKRKQFEDSESNGIDKKIIKTDFSKFKKSEPTKKFDKSRKCYRCDSTQHLAHECKHKNTQCRNCLKNGHLAKVCRSKRNETVKQIESCSETVPVNSVKSPQDARDKILLEIFVEGNKCLFELDTGAAISCMNVNEFKKLCPDVAIKPAKLLLRNFDNSMITSAGQAVVQIQYKDQINTETIYLVHAKVNAVFGREWLKNFQLDWSSIKAVQVENCNSRTNKLNILLQKYEKIFSPGIGKLEKFCCRLQMKPNYKPVFFKPRPVPFALKERIETELNRLVAKDIIEPVTYSDWATPIVPVIKQNGNLRICGDYKVTINPGLKIEQYPLPRIEDIFAELSGGEFFTKIDLSEAYLQMLVDEQDRHLLTINTHKGLFRYKRMNYGIALAPAVWQRAIEQVLSGIAGVHVFLDDITVTGRNDQEHFERLELVLQRLEEYGLSVNKRKSEFFKKSENYCGYTIDKFGLHKTQEKIDAITKVPVPKTVSDLKSFLGLVNYYGKFIPNLSTRVAPFNNLLQKGTKFLWTAEWEKAFKALKQEIASDRILCHYDPKLPLVLQTDASPVGIGAVLSHIMPDGSEKPAMFASRSLTKTERNYSQIDKEALSIVWGVKRFYQYLFGRHFDLVTDHKHLVSIFAPNRSLPCLSATRMVHYALFLQAFSYTIKYRNTKNHGNADALSRLPLAVDKGCEYLTEADVTNILQVELMPVTATDIARATKTDRKLFELYESLKSGTDLPVPWKGRESEFSLQNGCIMYGHRVCIPEKYQNQVLEELHVGHPGIVKMKAIARSYCYWQDIDASIANFVQNCSACIATRNEPARINRHPWEWPNGPWQRIHVDYAGPFMGKMFFVVSDAYSKWIEVIPMKNITASFTIHHLRILFAHYGIPLTLVSDNSASFTSYEFRHFLKLKIILNI